DNA sequence from the Bacteroidota bacterium genome:
GGCGCTGGCGACCCATGTGCGCCCGAGAAGGCGGGCGTGGTCCACTCCAAAAACCACGCCCCCCTCCCCGAAACGCTCCTGAGCGCTCCACTGAAGCCGCCATGTTCCGCCGCCTCCGCTCAGGATAGTGTGGCTGCTCACGCCGCGCGTGTCGGCGAAACCGCCCGACACGGACTCGTACTCCGTTGCCGCCTCCACAGAGACCACCTGCACCGCCGGCTGGGCAGACGCCGCTGCCGCTGCGGAGGCAACAAAAAACGGTATGAGACAGCGGGCACGCATCGCGCGGCCTAGGCCGCCGTGGGGACCGTGTGCATCGGCTGCAGCGAAGGCACGTCCGGCGCGCTGACTTCGGTCGGCCGTTGGTCCAGGGGGCCGACGACGCTGACGCCGGGCATCCCGCTGGGGGCCATCGGCTGGCGGGCGAGGTCGCGCTCCAGAATCGCGGCGATGCGCGGTGCCGTCTTGCCATCGCCGTACGGGTTCTCGAGGCACTGCATCCGGCCGTAGAACGCCTCGTCGGTGATGAGTTCGTTGACCCAGGCTTCCAGGGCGTAGCGCTCCGTGCCGACGAGCGCCCCGCCACCGGCCTCGATCAGTTCGGGCCGCTCGGTGGTCTTGCGCAGAACGAGGACCGGCCGGTCGAGCGCGGCAGCCTCCTCCTGGATGCCGCCAGAGTCCGTCATGACGAGCCACGACTTGCGCAGCGCCCAGAGCATCTGAGGGTACGACAGCGGCTTGCTGAGCCGGATGCGGTCGGCCGTCTGCATGCCGCCCATCTGGAGGCCGAAGGCGACGGCCGAGCGCACGGCCGGGTTCGGGTGGAGCGGCCACAGGAACCGGATGCCCGGGTGCCGCGCCGCGAGCGCGCCGACGGCCGCGGCGACCTCGCTGATCGGACGGCCCCAGTTCTCGCGCCGGTGCGCCGTCACGAGCACGAGGCGGCCCCGGCTGGCCCACTCGGCCATGTCGTCGTCGAAGAGCGCGTCGGAGTCCTCGTGCTGCTCAGGAACGTCGAGGATCGCCTCCAGCCCGCGCTGCGCGGCGTCGACGATCGTGTTGCCGACGAGGTGGACGTGCTTCGGGACGCAGCCTTCACGCATCAGATTCCCGACGGCGCGGGAGGTCGGGGCGAAGTGCCACCGGGCGAGGCGCGCGACGATCTCGCGGTTCTTCTCCTCCGGGAACGGGTCGCGGCCGTTGTGCGAGCGCAGCCCGGCCTCGACGTGGCCGACCGGGATGCCCGCGTAGAACGCCGCCAGGGCCGCGGCGAGCGTCGAGGACGTGTCGCCGTGCACCAGCATGGCAACGGCCTCAGACTCGACCATGACCTCGTCGAGCGTGTCGAGCAGGCGGGCAGAGAGGTGGCCGAGCGTCGGGCGCTCCCGCGCCAGGTCGAGCGCCAGGTCGGGCGTCATCTCGAAGAAGTCGTAGAGCGGCCAGGCCATGTCGCTGTGCTGACCGGTGTGGAGCACGACGGGGCGAAGCGAGCTGGCCTTGAGCGCGTGGTACACGGGGGCCATCTTGATGATCTCTGGGCGAGTGCCCATGCAGAGCAGTACGGTGTTGGCAGGCATGGAA
Encoded proteins:
- the wecB gene encoding UDP-N-acetylglucosamine 2-epimerase (non-hydrolyzing), with the translated sequence MPANTVLLCMGTRPEIIKMAPVYHALKASSLRPVVLHTGQHSDMAWPLYDFFEMTPDLALDLARERPTLGHLSARLLDTLDEVMVESEAVAMLVHGDTSSTLAAALAAFYAGIPVGHVEAGLRSHNGRDPFPEEKNREIVARLARWHFAPTSRAVGNLMREGCVPKHVHLVGNTIVDAAQRGLEAILDVPEQHEDSDALFDDDMAEWASRGRLVLVTAHRRENWGRPISEVAAAVGALAARHPGIRFLWPLHPNPAVRSAVAFGLQMGGMQTADRIRLSKPLSYPQMLWALRKSWLVMTDSGGIQEEAAALDRPVLVLRKTTERPELIEAGGGALVGTERYALEAWVNELITDEAFYGRMQCLENPYGDGKTAPRIAAILERDLARQPMAPSGMPGVSVVGPLDQRPTEVSAPDVPSLQPMHTVPTAA